A stretch of the Streptobacillus felis genome encodes the following:
- a CDS encoding V-type ATP synthase subunit A, protein MQHANVFDMVKVGNDKLIGEIIEMRGDRASIQVYEETTGIGTNEPVETTGMPLSVELGPGLLENMFDGIQRPLDKIKQKVGDFLLKGVEVNALDREKVWEFVATKTVGDVVSSGYVLGTVQETEVITHKIMVPVGIEGTIKEIKSGNFTVEDTIAVIETSNGEVNVNMIQRWPVRKGRKYAKKINPDEPLITGQRVIDTFFPVSKGGTACVPGPFGSGKTVVQHQFAKWGDAQVVVYVGCGERGNEMTDVLMEFPEIIDPLTGKSLMQRTVLIANTSNMPVAAREASIYTGITIAEYFRDMGYSVSIMADSTSRWAEALREMSGRLEEMPGDEGYPAYLSSRAADFYERAGKVVCLGEDERIGALTVIGAVSPPGGDISEPVSQATLRIVKVFWGLDAQLAYRRHFPAINWLNSYSLYQTKVDEWMDKNVDDNFSNNRSMAMKLLQEEAGLQEIVRLVGKDTLSFEDQLKLEAAKSIREDYLQQNAFHEQDTYTSLDKQNKMLNMVLHFYKQAKKALEKNVYVNDILELEVREKIARAKYLSEEHIYKIDEINKEVDEKINELISRQGEVM, encoded by the coding sequence ATGCAACATGCTAATGTATTTGACATGGTAAAAGTTGGTAATGATAAACTAATAGGTGAAATAATAGAAATGAGAGGAGACAGAGCCTCTATACAAGTATATGAAGAAACTACTGGAATTGGTACAAATGAACCTGTAGAAACTACAGGTATGCCTTTATCAGTTGAATTAGGACCAGGATTATTAGAAAATATGTTTGATGGTATACAAAGACCTCTTGATAAAATCAAACAGAAAGTTGGAGACTTCTTATTAAAAGGTGTAGAAGTTAACGCATTAGATAGAGAAAAAGTTTGGGAATTTGTTGCAACAAAAACAGTAGGTGATGTAGTAAGTTCAGGATATGTATTAGGAACAGTTCAAGAAACTGAAGTAATCACACATAAAATAATGGTGCCTGTAGGAATAGAAGGAACTATAAAAGAAATTAAAAGTGGAAATTTTACTGTAGAAGATACTATAGCAGTAATAGAAACTTCAAATGGTGAAGTTAATGTAAACATGATACAAAGATGGCCAGTAAGAAAAGGAAGAAAATATGCTAAAAAAATTAATCCAGATGAACCTTTAATTACAGGACAAAGAGTAATAGATACATTTTTCCCTGTATCTAAAGGTGGAACAGCTTGTGTTCCAGGACCTTTTGGATCTGGTAAAACAGTAGTTCAACATCAATTTGCTAAATGGGGAGATGCACAAGTTGTTGTTTATGTAGGTTGTGGAGAACGTGGAAATGAAATGACAGACGTTTTAATGGAGTTTCCTGAAATTATAGATCCATTAACAGGTAAATCTTTAATGCAAAGAACAGTGTTAATAGCAAATACTTCAAATATGCCAGTTGCTGCAAGAGAAGCTTCAATTTATACTGGTATAACTATAGCAGAATACTTTAGAGATATGGGATACTCTGTTTCTATAATGGCTGATTCAACATCACGTTGGGCTGAGGCACTAAGAGAAATGTCTGGACGTTTAGAAGAAATGCCAGGGGATGAAGGTTATCCAGCATATCTTTCATCAAGAGCTGCAGATTTCTATGAAAGAGCAGGTAAGGTAGTATGTTTAGGTGAGGATGAAAGAATAGGAGCACTTACAGTAATTGGTGCGGTATCACCTCCAGGGGGAGATATTTCTGAGCCAGTTTCACAAGCAACTTTACGTATAGTTAAAGTATTCTGGGGATTAGATGCACAACTTGCATATAGAAGACATTTCCCAGCAATCAACTGGTTAAATTCATATTCATTATACCAAACAAAAGTTGATGAATGGATGGATAAAAATGTTGATGATAACTTCTCAAATAATAGATCTATGGCTATGAAGTTATTACAAGAAGAAGCAGGATTACAAGAAATAGTAAGACTTGTTGGTAAAGATACTTTATCATTTGAAGATCAATTAAAACTTGAAGCTGCAAAAAGTATTAGGGAAGATTATTTACAACAAAATGCCTTCCATGAACAAGATACTTATACTTCGCTTGATAAACAAAACAAGATGTTAAATATGGTTTTACATTTCTATAAACAAGCTAAAAAAGCTTTAGAGAAAAATGTATATGTAAATGATATATTAGAACTAGAAGTTAGAGAAAAAATTGCTAGAGCTAAATATTTATCAGAAGAACACATTTACAAAATTGATGAAATTAATAAAGAAGTAGATGAAAAAATTAATGAACTTATCTCAAGACAAGGGGAGGTAATGTAG
- a CDS encoding V-type ATP synthase subunit F, producing MYKIAAIGDRDTVISFKVLGVDVYSIDNFDNEELSIQKIKSTIDYLASNNYGIIFITEEYAKRAEEVLERYKTEVLPMITLIPNNGGSINLGMSKIDENIEKAIGTNIF from the coding sequence ATGTATAAGATAGCTGCAATAGGTGATAGAGATACTGTAATATCTTTTAAAGTCTTAGGTGTAGATGTATATAGTATAGACAATTTTGATAATGAAGAACTTAGTATACAAAAAATTAAATCTACTATAGATTATTTAGCAAGCAATAATTATGGAATAATATTTATTACAGAAGAGTATGCAAAAAGAGCAGAAGAAGTTTTAGAAAGATATAAAACAGAAGTTCTTCCTATGATTACTTTGATACCTAATAATGGTGGAAGTATAAATTTAGGAATGTCAAAAATTGATGAAAATATAGAAAAGGCAATAGGAACTAATATCTTTTAA
- a CDS encoding V-type ATPase subunit, translated as MNRNDFILPVSIVKIKEKKLLTEQKLIRMIETNTLKDILKTLNDTEYAFAMAGVTSDEMYEEILFNETKRVFEFVRELAKDEQGIVDLIALKYEYQNLKLRLKNDYSNSNLEKHILDTGIKRQNLEKNLLLASKEKDLQKASILLDKMYLEDIDKLSKELSEDIFKEYSKIVIDKYNFITFLRLKKQNKNIDFIENIFANGGSIAKEELIKIFENDTYLPLFKKNTIAKYWDKFEKDRNISDIEKMFDNMVIDLALKYRNVTIGPEPIFTYIIAKEYEMKALRLIMSGKLNNIDPEVIKERLRGVYV; from the coding sequence ATGAATAGAAATGATTTCATTTTGCCTGTTTCTATTGTAAAAATTAAAGAAAAAAAATTATTAACTGAACAAAAATTAATTAGAATGATTGAAACAAATACTTTAAAAGATATTCTAAAAACTTTAAATGACACTGAATATGCATTTGCTATGGCTGGTGTTACAAGTGATGAAATGTATGAAGAGATATTATTCAATGAAACAAAAAGAGTTTTTGAATTTGTAAGAGAATTAGCTAAAGATGAGCAAGGTATAGTAGACCTGATAGCTTTAAAATATGAATATCAAAATCTTAAATTAAGACTTAAGAATGATTATTCAAACTCTAATCTTGAAAAACACATTTTAGATACTGGAATAAAAAGACAAAATTTAGAAAAAAATCTTTTATTAGCAAGTAAAGAAAAAGATTTACAAAAAGCATCAATTTTACTTGATAAAATGTACTTAGAAGATATAGATAAACTTTCAAAAGAACTTAGCGAAGATATATTTAAAGAATATAGTAAGATAGTTATAGATAAGTACAATTTTATTACTTTTTTAAGACTTAAAAAACAAAATAAGAATATTGATTTTATAGAAAATATTTTTGCAAATGGTGGTAGTATTGCTAAAGAAGAATTAATTAAAATATTTGAAAATGATACATACCTACCTTTATTTAAAAAGAATACTATAGCTAAATATTGGGATAAATTTGAAAAGGATAGAAATATTTCAGATATTGAAAAAATGTTTGATAATATGGTAATAGATCTTGCATTAAAATATAGAAATGTTACTATAGGTCCAGAACCAATATTTACATATATTATTGCAAAAGAATATGAAATGAAAGCACTTAGATTAATTATGTCTGGAAAATTAAATAATATAGATCCAGAAGTAATTAAAGAGAGATTGAGAGGTGTTTATGTATAA
- a CDS encoding V-type ATP synthase subunit E → MISNLENIMSKIKADSKEKIAIITEEANKNMTALKNEFEINLKHEKESIARKFESTKALELERIVSGVELKCKNILLQTKQELISKVLDKLKNNLENISFDEMKSFLMENLSRRTKSFEGEEILVPEIFGSLSNILPNIKVDKNVKNGFIIKHKGIEENFSFDSLIRHKKEELEEVIQKYFE, encoded by the coding sequence ATGATATCAAATTTAGAAAACATTATGTCAAAGATAAAAGCTGATAGTAAAGAAAAAATTGCTATTATTACAGAAGAAGCTAATAAAAATATGACAGCCTTAAAAAATGAATTTGAAATAAATCTTAAACATGAAAAAGAAAGCATTGCTAGAAAATTTGAATCTACTAAAGCATTAGAATTAGAAAGAATAGTTTCAGGTGTAGAATTAAAATGCAAAAACATTTTATTACAAACTAAACAAGAATTAATTTCAAAAGTTTTAGATAAACTAAAAAATAATTTAGAAAACATATCTTTTGATGAGATGAAATCATTTTTAATGGAAAATCTTTCAAGAAGAACTAAGAGTTTTGAAGGTGAAGAAATATTAGTACCAGAAATATTTGGAAGTTTATCAAATATTTTACCTAATATTAAGGTTGATAAAAATGTAAAAAATGGCTTTATAATAAAACATAAAGGTATAGAAGAAAACTTTAGCTTTGATAGTTTAATAAGACATAAAAAAGAAGAGTTAGAAGAAGTAATACAAAAATATTTTGAATAA
- a CDS encoding V-type ATP synthase subunit K codes for MISLEALLANLGPALGYLGAALAAILAGIGSAKAVGMVGEAAAGIVIEEPEKFGKSLILQLLPGSQGLYGFVIALLASGKITGATTVSQGLAVLVACLPIAFVGLHSALAQARVSVAGITILAKNEEQQVKGIVYAVMVEIYALLGLVISIILLNNVA; via the coding sequence ATGATAAGTTTAGAAGCATTATTAGCAAATTTAGGACCAGCTTTAGGATATTTAGGAGCAGCACTTGCTGCAATACTTGCAGGAATTGGATCTGCAAAAGCAGTTGGAATGGTTGGGGAAGCAGCTGCAGGAATAGTAATAGAGGAACCAGAAAAATTTGGGAAATCATTAATTTTACAATTATTACCAGGTTCACAAGGATTATATGGATTCGTTATAGCTTTATTAGCATCTGGAAAAATTACAGGTGCAACTACAGTTTCACAAGGTTTAGCAGTATTAGTTGCATGTTTACCTATAGCTTTTGTTGGTTTACATTCAGCATTAGCACAAGCAAGAGTTTCAGTTGCAGGTATTACTATATTAGCAAAAAATGAAGAACAACAAGTAAAAGGTATAGTTTATGCAGTAATGGTTGAGATTTATGCACTTTTAGGATTAGTAATATCAATAATATTATTAAATAATGTAGCATAG
- a CDS encoding V-type ATP synthase subunit I, with the protein MAIVKVEKFNLISFKNELNALLKQLQEFVEVDFRELDFDLNNLKSDNKEELEDKIYKLESIIKKMRKYSVKKPLLQTLKEGKKEFNYQELEQYINSVDIEAVVEKINHIFFEKDTKIKSNEILINEIKEYEKWEKLDITEKDLKRLKNVDVNIGSMSLKNFEKFKLENLSFTELEIIDYGKKDVNFIIFSDKSLNISEKLRLYNFNKLTIDLSKLPKEIKNEKIERLEHNKEDIIKLENELKENAIHIDEIEVAYEYYKNILLKENVKEMFKSTEKLSAISGYIPSKRKDEFKDKIEDVCKDNYYLEFEEIDVTSKDIPIKLANNEVLEPFETLTATFSLPKYTEIDPTLLVAPFFWLFFGMMIADLGYGIVMSLISGLSLLLFKFDKGTKSAIKFLFMLGISTMFWGLIYGSLFGYEFDNPLHFYTPTSNYQPVMVLSVILGIVHIFIALGIKAFLLIRSKRYYDALCDVGFWIVTLVSTGYFIYAKFTGINTNMVTIAKYAMIISMLLIVATGGREVKKLGGRIGLGVYSLYGISGYMGDLISYVRLMALGLSGGYIAYAVNMIASMMGNKWYMLIFVALIFVIGHGFNLFLSILGAYVHTARLIYVEFFSKFYEGGGKPFKDFKIKEKYINIKNN; encoded by the coding sequence ATGGCAATAGTAAAAGTTGAAAAGTTTAATTTAATAAGCTTTAAAAATGAGCTAAATGCCTTATTAAAACAACTACAAGAATTTGTTGAAGTAGACTTTAGAGAATTAGATTTTGATTTAAATAATTTAAAATCTGATAATAAAGAAGAATTAGAAGATAAGATATATAAATTAGAGTCTATTATCAAAAAAATGAGAAAATACTCTGTAAAAAAACCTTTATTACAAACACTTAAAGAAGGTAAAAAGGAATTTAATTATCAAGAATTAGAGCAATATATAAATAGTGTGGATATAGAAGCTGTAGTTGAAAAAATTAACCATATATTCTTTGAAAAAGATACTAAAATTAAATCTAATGAAATTTTAATTAATGAAATCAAAGAATATGAAAAGTGGGAAAAACTTGATATTACAGAAAAAGATTTAAAAAGATTAAAAAATGTAGATGTTAATATAGGGAGTATGTCTTTAAAGAATTTTGAAAAATTTAAATTAGAAAATTTAAGTTTTACTGAATTAGAAATTATTGATTATGGGAAAAAAGATGTAAACTTTATAATCTTTTCTGATAAGAGTCTTAATATTTCAGAAAAATTAAGGTTGTATAATTTTAATAAGTTAACTATTGATCTTAGTAAACTTCCAAAAGAAATTAAGAATGAAAAAATAGAAAGATTAGAACATAATAAAGAAGATATAATTAAATTGGAAAATGAGTTAAAAGAAAATGCTATACATATTGATGAAATAGAAGTAGCATATGAATATTATAAAAATATTTTACTTAAGGAAAATGTTAAAGAAATGTTTAAATCTACTGAAAAGCTTAGTGCAATTAGTGGATATATTCCATCTAAAAGAAAAGATGAATTTAAGGATAAAATAGAAGATGTATGTAAAGATAATTATTATCTAGAATTTGAAGAAATAGATGTAACTTCAAAAGATATTCCAATTAAACTTGCAAATAATGAAGTTTTAGAACCTTTTGAAACTTTAACAGCAACTTTCTCATTACCAAAATATACTGAAATTGATCCAACGTTATTAGTTGCACCATTTTTCTGGTTATTCTTTGGTATGATGATAGCAGATTTAGGATATGGTATAGTAATGAGTTTAATCTCAGGATTATCATTATTATTATTCAAATTTGATAAAGGGACTAAATCAGCAATTAAATTCCTATTTATGTTAGGGATTTCAACTATGTTTTGGGGACTGATTTATGGTTCACTATTTGGATATGAATTTGATAATCCACTACATTTTTATACACCAACTAGTAATTATCAACCAGTAATGGTACTTTCGGTAATACTAGGAATAGTACATATTTTTATAGCATTAGGTATTAAAGCCTTCTTATTAATTAGAAGTAAAAGATATTATGATGCTTTATGTGATGTAGGTTTTTGGATAGTTACATTAGTATCTACAGGATATTTTATTTATGCTAAATTTACAGGTATTAATACTAATATGGTAACTATAGCAAAATATGCTATGATAATATCTATGTTATTAATAGTAGCAACAGGTGGTAGAGAAGTTAAAAAGCTAGGCGGAAGAATAGGTCTTGGAGTTTATTCCTTATATGGTATTTCAGGATATATGGGAGATTTAATTTCATATGTAAGACTTATGGCTCTAGGATTATCTGGAGGATATATTGCCTATGCTGTAAATATGATAGCATCTATGATGGGAAATAAATGGTATATGTTAATCTTTGTTGCTTTAATATTTGTAATAGGACATGGATTTAATTTATTCTTATCAATATTAGGAGCATATGTACATACAGCAAGATTAATTTATGTTGAGTTTTTCTCAAAATTCTATGAAGGTGGAGGAAAACCATTTAAAGATTTTAAAATAAAAGAAAAATATATAAACATTAAGAACAATTAG